Proteins encoded together in one Amphiprion ocellaris isolate individual 3 ecotype Okinawa chromosome 14, ASM2253959v1, whole genome shotgun sequence window:
- the LOC111579558 gene encoding NEDD4 family-interacting protein 1-like isoform X2 produces MAEPSARYQQLPNEEEPEENPQVAADAPPPYSSIATENSAYFDYKEDGVFPKPPSYNVATTLPSYDEAERTKAATTVPLATGRQPQHRERLETFDDVIRSSLEDEDFVTRDDFEDADQLRIGNDGIFMLTFFMAFLFNWIGFFLSFCLTTSAAGRYGAISGFGLSLIKWILIVRFSTYFPGYFDGQYWLWWVFLVLGFLLFLRGFINYARIRKMADTFSTLPRTRVLFIY; encoded by the exons ATGGCCGAACCGAGCGCCAGATATCAGCAG CTGCCCAATGAGGAGGAACCAGAAGAGAATCCACAAGTAGCAGCCGATGCTCCACCGCCATACAGCAGCATCGCAACGGAAAATTCTG CCTACTTTGACTACAAAGAAGATGGGGTTTTCCCTAAGCCTCCATCATACAACGTCGCAACTACGCTACCTTCCTATGATGAAGCTGAAAGAACCAAGGCAGCGACTACTGTTCCCCTGGCAACTGGCAGA CAGCCTCAGCACAGGGAACGGCTGGAGACTTTTGACGATGTAATTCGCAGTTCACTGGAG GATGAAGACTTCGTGACCAGAGATGACTTTGAAGATGCTGATCAGCTGAGGATAGGAAATGACGGCATCTTCATGCTCACTTTCTTCA TGGCATTCCTGTTCAACTGGATCGGTTTCTTCCTGTCGTTCTGTCTGACCACCTCGGCAGCCGGACGATATGGGGCCATCTCAGGCTTTGGTCTCTCCCTCATTAAATGGATCCTCATAGTCAGG TTCTCCACATACTTCCCTGGTTACTTTGATGGACAGTACTGGCTGTGGTGGGTGTTCCTGGTGTTGG gCTTCTTGCTCTTCCTCCGAGGATTCATCAACTATGCCAGAATCCGCAAAATGGCCGACACCTTCTCCACCCTGCCCCGCACCCGAGTCCTCTTCATCTACTGA
- the LOC111579558 gene encoding NEDD4 family-interacting protein 1-like isoform X1, translated as MAEPSARYQQLPNEEEPEENPQVAADAPPPYSSIATENSAYFDYKEDGVFPKPPSYNVATTLPSYDEAERTKAATTVPLATGRQQPQHRERLETFDDVIRSSLEDEDFVTRDDFEDADQLRIGNDGIFMLTFFMAFLFNWIGFFLSFCLTTSAAGRYGAISGFGLSLIKWILIVRFSTYFPGYFDGQYWLWWVFLVLGFLLFLRGFINYARIRKMADTFSTLPRTRVLFIY; from the exons ATGGCCGAACCGAGCGCCAGATATCAGCAG CTGCCCAATGAGGAGGAACCAGAAGAGAATCCACAAGTAGCAGCCGATGCTCCACCGCCATACAGCAGCATCGCAACGGAAAATTCTG CCTACTTTGACTACAAAGAAGATGGGGTTTTCCCTAAGCCTCCATCATACAACGTCGCAACTACGCTACCTTCCTATGATGAAGCTGAAAGAACCAAGGCAGCGACTACTGTTCCCCTGGCAACTGGCAGA CAGCAGCCTCAGCACAGGGAACGGCTGGAGACTTTTGACGATGTAATTCGCAGTTCACTGGAG GATGAAGACTTCGTGACCAGAGATGACTTTGAAGATGCTGATCAGCTGAGGATAGGAAATGACGGCATCTTCATGCTCACTTTCTTCA TGGCATTCCTGTTCAACTGGATCGGTTTCTTCCTGTCGTTCTGTCTGACCACCTCGGCAGCCGGACGATATGGGGCCATCTCAGGCTTTGGTCTCTCCCTCATTAAATGGATCCTCATAGTCAGG TTCTCCACATACTTCCCTGGTTACTTTGATGGACAGTACTGGCTGTGGTGGGTGTTCCTGGTGTTGG gCTTCTTGCTCTTCCTCCGAGGATTCATCAACTATGCCAGAATCCGCAAAATGGCCGACACCTTCTCCACCCTGCCCCGCACCCGAGTCCTCTTCATCTACTGA
- the LOC111579558 gene encoding NEDD4 family-interacting protein 1-like isoform X3, giving the protein MAEPSARYQQLPNEEEPEENPQVAADAPPPYSSIATENSAYFDYKEDGVFPKPPSYNVATTLPSYDEAERTKAATTVPLATGRDEDFVTRDDFEDADQLRIGNDGIFMLTFFMAFLFNWIGFFLSFCLTTSAAGRYGAISGFGLSLIKWILIVRFSTYFPGYFDGQYWLWWVFLVLGFLLFLRGFINYARIRKMADTFSTLPRTRVLFIY; this is encoded by the exons ATGGCCGAACCGAGCGCCAGATATCAGCAG CTGCCCAATGAGGAGGAACCAGAAGAGAATCCACAAGTAGCAGCCGATGCTCCACCGCCATACAGCAGCATCGCAACGGAAAATTCTG CCTACTTTGACTACAAAGAAGATGGGGTTTTCCCTAAGCCTCCATCATACAACGTCGCAACTACGCTACCTTCCTATGATGAAGCTGAAAGAACCAAGGCAGCGACTACTGTTCCCCTGGCAACTGGCAGA GATGAAGACTTCGTGACCAGAGATGACTTTGAAGATGCTGATCAGCTGAGGATAGGAAATGACGGCATCTTCATGCTCACTTTCTTCA TGGCATTCCTGTTCAACTGGATCGGTTTCTTCCTGTCGTTCTGTCTGACCACCTCGGCAGCCGGACGATATGGGGCCATCTCAGGCTTTGGTCTCTCCCTCATTAAATGGATCCTCATAGTCAGG TTCTCCACATACTTCCCTGGTTACTTTGATGGACAGTACTGGCTGTGGTGGGTGTTCCTGGTGTTGG gCTTCTTGCTCTTCCTCCGAGGATTCATCAACTATGCCAGAATCCGCAAAATGGCCGACACCTTCTCCACCCTGCCCCGCACCCGAGTCCTCTTCATCTACTGA
- the endou2 gene encoding uridylate-specific endoribonuclease B, translating to MIESDRELSAMVQELWDNDVNRLQPGKDYRISLQGKAGDSMAINDNNDGAGYPLFTFVDENIFKKETFLTFISLLDNYESDAGEPEIVTPEEVAENHKFLDCIMQTPTMKIAHKYLVEKHLSPKDETQFKEQLYRIWFELYARRGSSRPDSSGFEHVFVGETRGGRTVIGFHNWIQLYLQEKLGHIDYKGYSVNANSPQPDENKHILALQFSWKNGIKPKGSIFIGVSPEFEFALYTLCFLTSPNERVKVQFSFYDVEIVCHHYNQKHIGTTYPVLLRYQNPK from the exons ATGATTGAGAGTGACAGAGAGCTGTCGGCCATGGTGCAGGAGCTGTGGGACAATGACGTCAACAGACTCCAACCTGGGAAAGACTACAGGATCTCTCTGCAG GGCAAAGCTGGAGACAGCATGGCCATCAATGACAACAACGACGGAGCAGGATATCCTCTGTTTACATTTGTGGAcgagaacattttcaaaaaggaGACTTTTTTAA CCTTTATCTCCCTGTTGGATAACTATGAGAGTGACGCTGGTGAGCCAGAAATTGTAACCCCTGAGGAGGTGGCAGAGAACCACAAGTTCCTGGACTGCATCATGCAGACCCCAACTATGAAG attgCTCATAAATACCTGGTAGAGAAGCACCTTTCTCCCAAGGATGAGACGCAATTCAAGGAGCAGCTGTACAGGATCTGGTTTGAACTTTATGCGAGGAGAGGATCCAGCAG ACCAGACTCTTCAGGGTTCGAACACGTGTTTGTTGGGGAGACCAGAGGAGGCCGGACTGTCATTGGTTTTCACAACTGGATCCAGCTCTACCTACAAGAGAAGCTGGGACACATTGACTACAAAGGCTACAGTGTTAATGCCAACTCACCTCAG CCGGACGAGAACAAACACATCCTGGCGCTACAGTTCAGCTGGAAGAACGGTATAAAGCCTAAGGGCAGCATCTTCATCGGCGTCAGTCCCGAGTTCGAGTTCGCCCTCTACACTCTCTGTTTCCTCACCTCGCCCAACGAACGGGTCAAAGTCCAGTTCAGTTTTTATGACGTGGAGATTGTTTGCCACCACTACAACCAAAAGCACATAGGCACCACCTACCCTGTGCTCCTCAGGTACCAGAACCCCAAGTAG